AGACCTCCCCTCTGGGGTCAGCAACAGCCTTGGGGGGGGTGACACACTCCCTTGGAGGAGGACAGGAATGGGCACGCAGCGCTCTGCTTCCTGGGCACGAGATGGGCAGTGTTGGGAGTTCTCCTGCATACTCTTTGCAGGAGAACTCTGGGGGTTGTGGGATGCACGTCTGTGCTGCCTGGGAGACCACATGACCATGATGCTACCTACGGCTGTGATCTGTTGGGGCAGTCTTGCCAAGGCTTCTATGGCACTCTTTTCCCTTACTGCTCTCatgctgttgttttcttgcGGCCTTTCCTTCTGGCCTTGCCCCTGTAAACCCTGGCGCTTCTGTTATGACAGGTTCTGATGGGTTCTCAAGGCAGCTGGCGCTTTCATCCCGTCCTCTCCGTACTACTTGCTTGGCAGTTTCCAGGTTATGTTAGAGGGAGAATGTATGCCCAGGAGAGTGGAAGGCAGTCATAGAAAAATGTAGCAAGATTGCAGCCAGTCCCACGCAGGTGGAGAAACTTAGACCCCTGGGGTCAAAGGTGTTGAGTGGTTAGGAGTGCTCAGCACACCTGCTGTGCAGCACCACTGCAACCCTCCCCAGAGCAACACCCTTCTCCCTAGAAATCCTGGGAGAGCATCCGCAGAGGGAAGGAGCACGCGAGGAGGCAGGCTGGTGTGCGAAATATCTTTAATGAGTGGACAGAGGGGAACGAGCTTGCTGTGAGCAGAGGTTCCggtgcagagagcaggaggatcAGCTGAGAGCCGGCAGCCTGTGGCTGCGGCAGAGATCCTGCTGGCCATCTGTCTGCCTAGCCCGTTGGGAGAGAGGGGCCAGCAGTGCCCACCTAGGCAGGCTGTGGGGGGCCTCGAGGCTCAGGGCGACAGAAGAGAGCAAGGACacgggagggaaaggagagagtggaagaagggaaaggcagaCATGGGCTGTACTGTGAGAGAGCCCAGGCTGGCCCCTTCAGGCCTCGCTTTGCAGGGGCAGTCGGGATCGCAGAGCCCCTCTGAATCCATTGCCCAGGAGCTCCATCCTCATTCTAGAACCATCTTCTGGGCTACGAGGGGTCCTCCTCTGGGGCCATCACCAGCAGCTTTAGCAGGGCAGGCACCTGGAGCCACCGTAACGGCCGCCGATGCCAGAGAGGCTGAAGCCTCCGGAGGAGATGGGGACTCCCTgagagctgaggatgctgcCAACGGCAGCAGAGGTGCTGGATCCCACGGCGGTGCTCTgcgggaaggagctgaggatggggCCGGGCAGGGTCACCACCACGGCAGAGGGTTGGATGACAACGATggagtcctggcactgcctaACGCAGggctcactgcagctgctggccAGCGGGGCTGGCCCGCTGGGCTGGCATGGCACGCATGGATTGTAGCAGGACATGTCTGAGGGTGGGAGGTGCACCTGCGagagagagggcagggaagaagcagagcatgGAGGATGCATGAAGAGCAGCCTGTGACCCTGCCACCAGGCAGTCAAGGCACCTGGTGGGCCGGAAGCCGGAGGCCGTGCGGCCAGAACTCAGCCTCGTGCTTTGCCTCAACCCCAAGGGCTCTGCGCAGGGCATCCCGGGGAAAGGGGAGTCCTGCCCAGTCCAGAGCCCAGAAGACCCCTCAGGCAAGCACCAGCCTCTCATCGTGCCAGAACTTCTGCCCCCTTTCCCTCTTCCAAGAAGCCCCAAGTCCCAGTGGAGCACAGCGGAGCACGTATCAGCTGAGACATgcggcaggagcaggagaaagggcTTCAGACTCACCTGGTTCCCAAGGAGGTGGAGGCGAGAGAAGTGGCTGAGCGAGTGGGGAGTTTGGCCGGCTTTTATAGAGCTCCTGCACCGCCCCAGGCCCAGAGTCACCCCGTACGTGGGCAGTAATTTGCCAGCAGACTCACCTCACATGCAGAAGAGCCTAGCTCATGGCATGGGTTGTGCTTGTTGTGCCTTGAACGcagccttttcatttcctcatttctggCATGCCCATTCTTCCATGGAGGCTCTTTGAAGTGCTGGCATGAGAGGCCGAAGGATTTCCAGGGCAGGAACTTGTCAGTGTGGGCAGCAGTGTAGGCTCAGGTGCCAGAGGAGTCCGGTGCAGACCCGGCCCTTGGGCAGTGGCCCTCTGTTAGGGTTGCCTGTGACTCGTTTTGCAGGAAGGGGCCCAGGCCCTTCTAGTGCCCTAGTCCCCAGCCGAACACGCAAGAGTCCctgtgcatgtgcgtgtgccctatccttctctccctctccctccctcccagctctctctgacAGTCACTGGTCATTGCCTCCTCTGGTGGCTGGGTTGTGCTTCAGGTTTTGACTCTCCTCCACCTGATGCTGCCTGCTCTGGGGGGAGATCTGTCCAAGGATGCCGAGTTGAGattaggaaagcaaaaggcCCCGTGGAGTTGAAGCAGGCCAAGGAGCTGGAGAGCAACACAAAGGGCTTTTCTGGTATATCAGCAACTAGGGAAACATGGGTGTAGCCCTGGATGGGGCAGGTGACCCTGTGACACGTGATAGAGCTCGATCGCCTAGCGAGATCACCACTCAGAGGACACAGAAAAAGCTGAGGCCCTCAAAGCCTTCTTGGCCTTGGGTCTTCCCTTGTAAGATTTGTCTTTGGGAAGGTTAGGCCCCTGGCATGCGTGGGCAAAtctggagcaaggaagactCTCAGAAGAGGAGGATCAAGCTAGGGAACATTGAAACATTGTTGGAGGACGATCAGCTGAGCGTCCATACCCTGTGGCtgaggcagagacctcctgggCTTCCGTCCGCCTAGCGCACTGGGAGAGACGGGTCCGCTGTCCCTGCTAGACAGGCTGAATAGAAGCAAGGCTGTGGGAGCTGACAAGAtacacccacaagtgctgagggagctggcgaaTGTCACTGCAAGGCCTCGCTTGAAAGCTTTGAAAGCATCGTGGTGCTTGGGGAAGGTTTCTGAGTGCTGGAGGACAGCAAACAGCAGTTGTGTCATCGAGCAGGGCAAGCAGGATGCTctgggggcaggagagggcatGGGGGcctgctctggagaggctgGTCAACCTCACGTCCACCCCTGCAAGCATGATGGAGCAAAACCTCCTGGAAGCCATTTGCagacacatgaaggacaagTAGGTGactgggagtagtcagcatggactTGTGGAAGGGAAATCTGGCTTGACCAAACCCCTAGCCTTCTACGATGAGACGACTGGCTTTGGAGTTGATGCGCAGACGCCCACGGGTCCTAGCGGACCGCATGGAAGGGTGCTGAGAGAGCGGACCGACGTCTCCCCAGGCCCACTCTCTAGTGTCCTTGAAAGGTCGTGGGGGTCCGGGCAGGCTCCCGATGCCTGGCAAATGTGAGCAAATGTCACAGCCATcttcagaagaggagagaaaaggcaCAAAGGAGAAGGCGGGGAACTACTGGCCCATCAGCCTCTCTTTGGTCTCTCAGCACTGTCTGCCACAAGGGCCTTGTATCCAGCTGAGGATGGGATGctctgggtgggtgggtggAGAACGGGATGAGTAAAACGTGGTGGGGTGACGGGGCTCAGGGCATAGGGCTTCCTGGGTCGTGCTCAACCTGGAGGCCTGTAACAGGGGCAGTAGCGCCGGGGTCTCTCGTGGGGCTTGTCCTGTTTCACATCTTTACGGGTGAGCGGGAGGAAGTGGTGGCGTGCCCTCTCCTCAAGTTGGCAGGGGGGACCAAATTGCGGGGAGGAGCTGACACGCTCCAGGGCAGGGCGGCCATTCAGGGGGAGCTAGCCACACTGGGGGAATGGGCCGACAGGAGTGTCCGACATTCAATCAGGCCAAACACCAAGTCGTCTTCCTGTGAGGGAAGAACCTCTTGCAACAGCGCAGGCTGGGGTCTGAACTGCCCTGTGCTCCAGTGGTCCCAGGACCTCCTTGTGCAGATCTGCCTCCTGGGGGCAGGGTCAGCcttgggagggggaggggaaaggggagtGGCATTGAGCGAGGGTGGGAATGGCCACacagggctcagcttcctggCCATAGAGCCTGGCAGTGTCCGGGAGCTCCCCTGAGCAGTGTATGGAGGGAAAGACCGGGTTGCAAAAGACATCTCTGTGCTGATCGGCGGTTCTGCCCACCTAGCAGGTGATATGTGTTCTCGTGGCATTAGGGCTTTGGCACACCTCCCGTCCCAGGCCCCAAAGCCCTCCTCAGTTCAAACAAAAGCCAGCCGTAATGGAGGCAAGGAAAGCATTGCTCCACTCTCCCGTGGCACTGCAGGCTTGTGCAGGGTACTTGAGCCAATCCAACAAGCCTCTCAAAGCAAGGGAGACTGGTGGCAGGATATTAGCGATGGCTAGCAAGGCCCTGCCAGATGCCGGGGATGCTGGGGGAGGGGATGTGCTCAGAAGGGCCCTGTGAATGAAAGCATCTCAGACTGCATCAAGGAGTTGTTGCATCCTCACTGCATGAACAAAGGACTTTGCTGCCCTGGAGATGTGGAGGCAGCTGGGACGCATCCCAGAAGGGTATGGGGATGCCTTCAGTGGGTGTGCTTGCTGGCATAGACTCCTCCAGCCCCCAGGCAAGAGCACAGCTTGCTTGCAAAGCTCCCTTTGCCTTCCTGAGAGGGGAGCTGTGCTCAGGCGTGTGCCAGGTGGCGAGTCACAGCCAAGTTTAGGAGGGCTGTGTATCACTCCTCTGGCATGAGGGTAAGCCAAGCGTGTGTGTTGTCTGCAGCCCCACACCCCATGCAGGGCTGACTTCTCCTCCGGCCAGGGCAGTTCCAACACTGCCCTGGGGGGGAAGCTGTTCTAAGCACCAGGCTGCCCCTGGGCACAGCCCCCGGGAACCTCGAAGGCTGTGACCCTCCAGGGTAACCTTGCAGGTGCTCCCACAGCTTGGGGGCCCTGCAGGAGGGCGAGGGCCTTGTGGAAAAGGAGGCGGGGGCCAGTGTGCTGGTGGATGGAGCAAGCTGGGAGAGAGGACACGGCTTGTGCTCAGGCATGGGAGCTTGCGGTGCCGGGCTCCTCCTTGTCGGGAGGACACGAGCAGCCTCACTGAAAGGCACTCGGTTGACCTGGCCTCTCTGCATGGGACCTGTCCAGCACTTGCTGGCATGCTTCTGCTCATTCGGAGAAGTTCCTGCCCTATAATTCTTGGGTGTCTCATGCCAGCTTTGAAAAGGGACGTCCGTGGCAGGATTATCATGGGGAAAGCAAGAAGTGAAGAGGCTATGTTGTAGGAACAACAAACACAACCCGTGCGATGAGCTAGGCTCTTTTGCATGTGAGGTGAGTCTGCTGGCAAATTACTGCCCACGTACGGGGTGACTCTGGGCCTGGGGCGGTGCAGGAGCTCTATAAAAGCCGGCCAAACTCCCCACTCGCTCAGCCACTTCTCTCGCCTCCACCTCCTTGGGAACCAGGTGAGTCTGaagccctttctcctcctgctcctgctgcacgTCTCAGCTGATacgtgctgtgctgtgctctgctgggTCTTGGGGCTGcttgggagagggaaagagggcaGAAGTTCTGGCATGGTGAGAGGCTGGTGCTTGCCTGAGGGGTGTTCTGGGCTCTGGGCTGGGGAGGACCCTGCTTGGCTCAGGTTGCCCTGCGCAGAGCCTTTGGGCAGTGGAGGCAAAGCAGGAGGCTGTGCTTTGGGCTGCGTGGCCCGCGCTGCCGGCCCACCAGGTGCCTTGACTGCCTGGTGGCAGGGTCACAGGCTGCTCCTCCCACCTTCAGACATGTCCTCCCCTatgctctgcttcctccctgccctctctctCGCAGGTGCACCTCCCACCTTCAGACATGTCCTGCTACAACCCATGCGTGCCATGCCAGCCCAGCGGGCCAGCCCCGCTGGCCAGCAGCTGCAATGAGCCCTGTGTtaggcagtgccaggactccACCGTTGTCATCCAACCCTCTGCCGTGGTGGTGACCCTGCCCGGccccatcctcagctccttcccgcAGAGCACCGCCGTGGGATCCAGCACCTCTGCTGCCGTTGgcagcatcctcagctctcAGGGAGTCCCCATCTCCTCCGGAGGCTTCAGCCTCTCTGGCTTCGGCGGCCGTTTCGGTGGCTCCAGGTGCTTGCCCTGCTAAAGCTGCTGGTGATGGCCCCAGAGGAGGACCCCTTGGAGCCCAGAAGATGGTACCGGAATGAGGATGGAGCTCCTGCCATCGAATTCAGAAgttctgtctgcttttcccttcttccaccctctcctttccctcccacgTCCCTGCTGTCCTCTGCTGCTGTGCGCCCCTAGGGGGCACTGCTGGCCCCTCTCCCTCTGTGGGTGAAGactctcggctgccctggtGCTTCCTGCCCCGCGGCCTCCACTTGGAGCAAGCTCCTTTCCTTCTATTGACGCATTAAAGGTCTTCTGCATGCACGCCTGGGTCTCCACGTCGTCCTTTCCTCTGTGGTTGCTCTCCCAAGCTGCCCAGGGAGAAAGGCAGTGCTCTGGGGCACGTGGGGTGGTTTGTGGGCACATGAAGAGCCTTCAGCATTCACAGAGGAAGTGGCGGGTGGACACACTGCAGCAGTGGCCTTTGAGGCCGTCTCCCTTGGAGCTGCGGAGGACGACCCTGGCTCCTCTAGAGCTCAGAGTCATCAGGTGTGGCCTTGTAGTGCTTCTGCCCAGAAATGCCCTCTCACGTCCCAGTGCACGTCCTTCGGACTGGGAGCCGGAGCACCGCTGACCTCCAGTGAAGAGCCCTGGCTGTGGGAGGctctgggagggcagcagcccGGCAAGCTCTTGGGGGCAGGAGTTTCTCTAGCTCTGGATGGAACTGTGCTGCGGGAGGAGGCTCAGGCAGAAGAGGCTTCCCCAAGGGGAGAAGGTGTGAGAATGGGAGGCAATCGGCTTGCAGGCAGCGCAtgttttccccctccttccatCGATGCCCTGGGTTTCCTGGGGAAAGCTTCTGGGGAGAGGCAAAGTGTGAGAGGCTCAAGGCAGGAGAGAGGTGGGGGTGCAGTCTGAGTGTCCCAAGAGTGGCCGGGAGGTCCCCAAAGCAGTGCTGTCACCAGCaggaaggctgcagagaggcttGCAGGTGCGGGAGATTCAGTGCTGAACTGCTGCAAGATCTGGCTGGGCAGGATGATGCCCGACCACTCAGAGGCGTGATCGGCAGCTGTCTGGGTAGTAGAGATGTGACCAGGAGTCCGTGCCCGCACCACTTCCAGCCCGTCTCCAGCAACAGCCCCAAGAGAACGTCAGGGACAAGTACTCCTGGGGAAAGCCCTCCAGGACAGCTGCCGCTGGCAACAGTGTCCTGTGACACCAAGGActgccaacagcatcctgggctgcatgaaTAGGTGTAGAGCCAGTAGTTTGAGGGGAGTGATTATCTGCATCTGCTCAGCCCTCATTCAACCGCATGCAGACTATTGTGTCCACGTTTTGGGCTCACGAgtgcaagaaagacatggagcaaGCGGAGCGAGTGCAGCGAGGGGCTGGCAGGATGGTCAGGGGTCTGTAGCCCTTGGCCTGTGAGGAGAGGAAGGCCGTTCTGAGGGAATGGGTCTTGCTGAGcgtggagaagaaaaggctgttgTGGCGGGAGCGAATGGCagctctccagtagctctggGGAGGTCACGCAGAAGACAGAGGCAGGCTCTCCCCTGGGGTGCGTGCTCGGAGGACAGCAGAGAGCGGGCATAAGATGGAAGAAGAGAGGTTTGGAGTGCATGTAAGGAAACTGTTTTTCACCCCAAAGAGagtcaagcagcagaacaagTTGCCCGGTGAGGCTGTGCGGTCgtcatccttggagatttgcCATACCAGAGCAGCTAAAGCGCCTAGGAAGCTGGTCTGACCCCATGGCTCCTCTAGACCCCATGGCTGAGCTGCCTCAGATCGGGCGGTTGGACCAGAGGATTCCAGAGGGTCCTTCTGACCGGAATTGTCCTTCTATCCTTTGGTCCTAGGACCTCCATTGGGTAGACCTCCCCTCTGGGGTCAGCAACAGCCTTGGGGGGGGTGACACACTCCCTTGGAGGAGGACAGGAATGGGCACGCAGCGCTCTGCTTCCTGGGCACGAGATGGGCAGTGTTGGGAGTTCTCCTGCATACTCTTTGCAGGAGAACTCTGGGGGTTGTGGGATGCACGTCTGTGCTGCCTGGGAGACCACATGACCATGATGCTACCTACGGCTGTGATCTGTTGGGGCAGTCTTGCCAAGGCTTCTGTGGCACTCTTTTCCCTTACTGCTCTCatgctgttgttttcttgcGGCCTTTCCTTCTGGCCTTGCCCCTGTAAACCCTGGCGCTTCTGTTATGACAGGTTCTGATGGGTTCTCAAGGCAGCTGGCGCTTTCATCC
This genomic interval from Rhea pennata isolate bPtePen1 chromosome 26, bPtePen1.pri, whole genome shotgun sequence contains the following:
- the LOC134151109 gene encoding uncharacterized protein LOC134151109, whose amino-acid sequence is MMEQNLLEAICRHMKDKCSHSLGALQEGEGLVEKEAGASVLVDGASWERGHGLCSGMGACGESAGKLLPTYGVTLGLGRCRSSIKAGQTPHSLSHFSRLHLLGNQVHLPPSDMSCYNPCVPCQPSGPAPLASSCNEPCVRQCQDSTVVIQPSAVVVTLPGPILSSFPQSTAVGSSTSAAVGSILSSQGVPISSGGFSLSGFGGRFGGSRCLPC
- the LOC134151108 gene encoding feather beta keratin-like — translated: MTQLLFAVLQHSETFPKHHDAFKAFKRGLAVTFASSLSTCESAGKLLPTYGVTLGLGRCRSSIKAGQTPHSLSHFSRLHLLGNQVHLPPSDMSCYNPCVPCQPSGPAPLASSCSEPCVRQCQDSIVVIQPSAVVVTLPGPILSSFPQSTAVGSSTSAAVGSILSSQGVPISSGGFSLSGIGGRYGGSRCLPC